In the genome of Neodiprion pinetum isolate iyNeoPine1 chromosome 2, iyNeoPine1.2, whole genome shotgun sequence, one region contains:
- the LOC124212874 gene encoding SET domain-containing protein SmydA-8, with the protein MSSPPELVVAEGSGGPCASCGAANCKFKCSGCFKAWYCSEDHRAGDYENHKKLCDKPYKILKNEEFGRYVVANRDLEPGEELWSETAFVVGPKAFSYPLCLGCYSPWPPTGLESTERPLCSKCGWPVCGPDCELLPCHKDYECQVFAASGEKFNVIAAIDDDTVNASPQLDCVSPLRLLIASEKDPIRWMTEVKDMEAHNLKRSQQLEWKRSQVNIVEYLRSRCKLDRFSEDELHTACGILEINSHEVRSPSGYSAKALYPITAMMNHSCVSNTTHSISPDNYRICVRTTTKVQRGSELYGSYTHSLLPTILRREQLRESKYFDCACRRCSDPTELGTHMSSLKCNKCDNGVILSLDSLDPESTWKCTHCPFTTGGQAIRRVLSIIQAEVDDVEQATCNDGGTAIEARESLIKKYRSVLHPQHAFNMILMYSLNQLYGRCEGYEFDDLPDVVLEHKVDICRSLLRALDVIEPGYSRFRGMTLYELHAPLLVLAKNLFHTGTIDEASLKSKMIEAAEILKEAARILMLEYPNTVERQIGEVAVQSLGELEASIKNT; encoded by the exons ATGTCCTCGCCACCTGAACTg GTAGTAGCCGAAGGCTCTGGAGGACCATGTGCAAGTTGTGGGGCAGCAAACTGCAAGTTTAAATGTTCTGGTTGCTTCAAAGCCTGGTACTGTTCTGAAGATCACAGAGCCGGTGATTATGAGAATCACAAAAAACTTTGCGATAAGCCTTACAAAATTCTAAAGAACGAGGAATTCGGAAG GTACGTTGTGGCTAATCGTGATTTGGAACCTGGCGAAGAGTTGTGGTCTGAAACAGCATTTGTCGTTGGACCGAAAGCGTTTAGCTACCCGCTTTGCCTTGGATGTTATTCGCCTTGGCCACCTACAGGTCTCGAATCCACGGAGCGACCACTTTGCTCAAAATGTGGCTGGCCAGTCTGCGGGCCGGATTGCGAACTTTTGCCTTGTCATAAAGATTACGAGTGTCAA GTTTTTGCAGCTTCGGGGGAGAAATTTAATGTCATCGCAGCGATTGATGATGACACTGTTAATGCATCCCCTCAACTGGACTGCGTGAGTCCATTGAGACTGCTTATTGCTTCTGAGAAAGACCCGATAAGATGGATGACCGAGGTGAAAGATATGGAGGCACACAATTTGAAGAGGTCGCAGCAACTCGAGTGGAAAAGATCTCAGGTTAACATAGTAGAATACCTTCGTTCCCGCTGTAAACTTGACAG attttcaGAGGATGAACTTCACACCGCTTGTGGTATCCTCGAGATTAACAGTCACGAAGTCAGAAGCCCGTCAGGCTACAGTGCCAAGGCGTTGTACCCGATCACGGCCATGATGAATCACTCTTGTGTTTCTAATACCACCCACAGTATTTCGCCTGATAATTACAG AATTTGCGTTAGAACAACGACGAAGGTACAACGAGGAAGTGAATTGTATGGCAGCTACACGCATAGCTTATTACCAACAATTTTGCGCCGTGAGCAACTCCGCGAGAGCAAGTACTTCGACTGTGCCTGCAGAAGGTGTTCCGATCCGACGGAGCTCGGTACTCACATGTCGTCGTTGAAATGCAACAAATGTGATAACGGAGTGATTTTGTCCCTCGATTCATTGG ATCCCGAAAGTACGTGGAAGTGCACGCATTGTCCGTTCACGACGGGAGGACAAGCGATTAGGCGAGTGTTGAGTATCATTCAGGCGGAAGTGGACGATGTCGAACAGGCAACTTGCAATGACGGCGGTACTGCGATCGAAGCAAGAGAATCACTCATCAAAAAGTATCGCTCAGTTTTGCATCCGCAACACGCGTTTAACATGATTTTAAT GTATTCGTTGAATCAACTTTACGGACGATGCGAAGGATATGAATTTGACGATCTACCGGACGTTGTTTTGGAACACAAGGTAGATATATGCAGATCTCTTCTCCGGGCATTGGATGTCATAGAACCAGGTTACTCACGATTTAGAG GAATGACTTTATACGAACTACATGCACCGCTGTTGGTTTTGGCCAAGAATTTGTTTCATACTGGGACGATAGATGAGGCAAGTCTGAAGAGTAAGATGATAGAGGCAGCGGAAATTCTGAAGGAAGCAGCACGCATTCTAATGTTGGAGTATCCAAACACTGTCGAAAGGCAGATTGGTGAAGTGGCAGTTCAGTCTTTGGGGGAATTGGAAGCCTCtataaaaaatacgtaa
- the LOC124212877 gene encoding SET domain-containing protein SmydA-8 isoform X1 has product MVNDRETQDAPAQVFLKYRIAKSEKLGRYMIAEKDLVAGEVILRESPVSVGPTAFFEGSLCFNCHKPIVQPELKRYNCTKCKVAPLCQPACELVPGYHKNAECSLFRSNQLYSSKISDHSTVLLPLRLWLLRQTETELWKHIDLMEDHVKERRGTHIWSIREQTVVQVLHKLRLVPDDSETSELMQRICGILDVNSFELRSSGESELEGHLLRGLYTKAALMAHNCRSNTHLTVDERDELAIYASVDIKKGATIYFNYTGSLLGSAKRRENLREGKYFECECTLCRDPFELKSNLSSLVCPRCRQGYVGIQNPLTSNPYGLKTKWQCERCKSLLSGKMIKTTLNLTRSLIENTENFDTKALESLLTKLLLTVHTNHYLALDLKEKLLVNYRKEMSAINPRKKILERILNLHREGLAVLDIVEPGISRQKGIRLYEMHLATALIAKKNYAAREISPLELSLQLKEAQDLLRKALSNLLLEPTGTPEGRLAKLALQQMKLLRENMTDANALATPGQKPKTQTMKH; this is encoded by the exons atgGTGAACGATAGAGAAACGCAGGATGCGCCTGCGCaagtttttttgaaatatcgaattGCCAAATCTGAAAAACTTGGAAG GTACATGATAGCTGAGAAAGATTTGGTTGCTGGAGAAGTAATTCTTCGCGAAAGTCCAGTGAGTGTTGGTCCAACTGCTTTCTTCGAAGGTTCACTTTGCTTTAATTGTCACAAACCAATCGTGCAACCAGAGTTGAAACGTTACAATTGTACAAAGTGTAAGGTTGCTCCACTCTGCCAACCTGCTTGCGAG CTCGTTCCAGGGTATCACAAAAACGCCGAATGTTCACTTTTTCGCTCAAATCAGTTGTATTCGTCCAAAATCTCGGATCATTCGACCGTATTGCTGCCGCTACGTCTCTGGCTTCTCAGGCAAACTGAGACAGAATTATGGAAACATATTGACCTGATGGAAGATCACgtgaaagaaagaaggggaACCCATATTTGGAGTATTAGAGAACAGACTGTTGTTCAA GTTTTGCATAAACTTCGATTGGTGCCGGACGATAGTGAAACTTCAGAATTGATGCAACGAATATGTGGGATTTTAGACGTGAACAGTTTCGAATTGAGGTCCTCGGGCGAATCAGAATTAGAAGGCCACCTTTTGAGAGGGCTTTACACAAAAGCTGCACTAATGGCTCATAACTGCCGAAGCAACACGCATCTCACAGTAGACGAACGCGATGAGCTGGCAATTTACGCCAGTGTAGATATCAAGAAAGGGGCaactatttatttcaattatacaGGTTCTTTACTG GGCAGTGCAAAGCGGCGTGAGAATCTTCGAGAAGGGAAATACTTCGAGTGTGAATGTACATTATGTAGGGATCCTTTTGAGTTAAAGTCCAACTTGAGTTCATTGGTTTGTCCTCGATGTCGTCAGGGATACGTTGGGATTCAAAATCCTTTAACGTCGAATCCGTATGGTCTTAAAACAAAATGGCAATGCGAACGATGCAAATCACTCCTCAGCGGCAAAATGATCAAGACCACGTTGAATTTAACACGTTCTCTCATTGAGAATACTGAAAACTTCGATACAAAG GCACTTGAATCTTTGCTAACGAAATTATTACTCACCGTTCACACGAATCATTACTTGGCCTTGgatttgaaggaaaaattacTGGTCAACTACAGAAAAGAGATGTCAGCTATTAACCCGCGAAAAAAGATTTTGGAACGCATACTGAACCTTCACAGAGAAGGTCTGGCCGTTCTCGATATTGTCGAACCAGGGATTTCACGTCAAAAAG GAATACGGCTGTACGAAATGCATTTGGCAACAGCATTGATAGCAAAAAAGAATTACGCCGCACGTGAAATATCACCGTTAGAATTGTCGTTACAATTGAAGGAAGCTCAAGATCTACTGCGAAAGGCGTTGTCAAATCTACTTTTGGAACCAACTGGGACGCCCGAAGGCCGATTAGCAAAGCTTGCCTTACAGCAAATGAAACTTTTACGGGAAAATATGACCGATGCCAACGCTCTAGCTACACCAGGACAAAAGCCGAAGACACAGACCATGAAACACTGA
- the LOC124212877 gene encoding SET domain-containing protein SmydA-8 isoform X2, which translates to MVNDRETQDAPAQVFLKYRIAKSEKLGRYMIAEKDLVAGEVILRESPVSVGPTAFFEGSLCFNCHKPIVQPELKRYNCTKCKVAPLCQPACELYSSKISDHSTVLLPLRLWLLRQTETELWKHIDLMEDHVKERRGTHIWSIREQTVVQVLHKLRLVPDDSETSELMQRICGILDVNSFELRSSGESELEGHLLRGLYTKAALMAHNCRSNTHLTVDERDELAIYASVDIKKGATIYFNYTGSLLGSAKRRENLREGKYFECECTLCRDPFELKSNLSSLVCPRCRQGYVGIQNPLTSNPYGLKTKWQCERCKSLLSGKMIKTTLNLTRSLIENTENFDTKALESLLTKLLLTVHTNHYLALDLKEKLLVNYRKEMSAINPRKKILERILNLHREGLAVLDIVEPGISRQKGIRLYEMHLATALIAKKNYAAREISPLELSLQLKEAQDLLRKALSNLLLEPTGTPEGRLAKLALQQMKLLRENMTDANALATPGQKPKTQTMKH; encoded by the exons atgGTGAACGATAGAGAAACGCAGGATGCGCCTGCGCaagtttttttgaaatatcgaattGCCAAATCTGAAAAACTTGGAAG GTACATGATAGCTGAGAAAGATTTGGTTGCTGGAGAAGTAATTCTTCGCGAAAGTCCAGTGAGTGTTGGTCCAACTGCTTTCTTCGAAGGTTCACTTTGCTTTAATTGTCACAAACCAATCGTGCAACCAGAGTTGAAACGTTACAATTGTACAAAGTGTAAGGTTGCTCCACTCTGCCAACCTGCTTGCGAG TTGTATTCGTCCAAAATCTCGGATCATTCGACCGTATTGCTGCCGCTACGTCTCTGGCTTCTCAGGCAAACTGAGACAGAATTATGGAAACATATTGACCTGATGGAAGATCACgtgaaagaaagaaggggaACCCATATTTGGAGTATTAGAGAACAGACTGTTGTTCAA GTTTTGCATAAACTTCGATTGGTGCCGGACGATAGTGAAACTTCAGAATTGATGCAACGAATATGTGGGATTTTAGACGTGAACAGTTTCGAATTGAGGTCCTCGGGCGAATCAGAATTAGAAGGCCACCTTTTGAGAGGGCTTTACACAAAAGCTGCACTAATGGCTCATAACTGCCGAAGCAACACGCATCTCACAGTAGACGAACGCGATGAGCTGGCAATTTACGCCAGTGTAGATATCAAGAAAGGGGCaactatttatttcaattatacaGGTTCTTTACTG GGCAGTGCAAAGCGGCGTGAGAATCTTCGAGAAGGGAAATACTTCGAGTGTGAATGTACATTATGTAGGGATCCTTTTGAGTTAAAGTCCAACTTGAGTTCATTGGTTTGTCCTCGATGTCGTCAGGGATACGTTGGGATTCAAAATCCTTTAACGTCGAATCCGTATGGTCTTAAAACAAAATGGCAATGCGAACGATGCAAATCACTCCTCAGCGGCAAAATGATCAAGACCACGTTGAATTTAACACGTTCTCTCATTGAGAATACTGAAAACTTCGATACAAAG GCACTTGAATCTTTGCTAACGAAATTATTACTCACCGTTCACACGAATCATTACTTGGCCTTGgatttgaaggaaaaattacTGGTCAACTACAGAAAAGAGATGTCAGCTATTAACCCGCGAAAAAAGATTTTGGAACGCATACTGAACCTTCACAGAGAAGGTCTGGCCGTTCTCGATATTGTCGAACCAGGGATTTCACGTCAAAAAG GAATACGGCTGTACGAAATGCATTTGGCAACAGCATTGATAGCAAAAAAGAATTACGCCGCACGTGAAATATCACCGTTAGAATTGTCGTTACAATTGAAGGAAGCTCAAGATCTACTGCGAAAGGCGTTGTCAAATCTACTTTTGGAACCAACTGGGACGCCCGAAGGCCGATTAGCAAAGCTTGCCTTACAGCAAATGAAACTTTTACGGGAAAATATGACCGATGCCAACGCTCTAGCTACACCAGGACAAAAGCCGAAGACACAGACCATGAAACACTGA
- the LOC124212877 gene encoding SET domain-containing protein SmydA-8 isoform X4 produces MVNDRETQDAPAQVFLKYRIAKSEKLGRYMIAEKDLVAGEVILRESPVSVGPTAFFEGSLCFNCHKPIVQPELKRYNCTKCKVAPLCQPACEVLHKLRLVPDDSETSELMQRICGILDVNSFELRSSGESELEGHLLRGLYTKAALMAHNCRSNTHLTVDERDELAIYASVDIKKGATIYFNYTGSLLGSAKRRENLREGKYFECECTLCRDPFELKSNLSSLVCPRCRQGYVGIQNPLTSNPYGLKTKWQCERCKSLLSGKMIKTTLNLTRSLIENTENFDTKALESLLTKLLLTVHTNHYLALDLKEKLLVNYRKEMSAINPRKKILERILNLHREGLAVLDIVEPGISRQKGIRLYEMHLATALIAKKNYAAREISPLELSLQLKEAQDLLRKALSNLLLEPTGTPEGRLAKLALQQMKLLRENMTDANALATPGQKPKTQTMKH; encoded by the exons atgGTGAACGATAGAGAAACGCAGGATGCGCCTGCGCaagtttttttgaaatatcgaattGCCAAATCTGAAAAACTTGGAAG GTACATGATAGCTGAGAAAGATTTGGTTGCTGGAGAAGTAATTCTTCGCGAAAGTCCAGTGAGTGTTGGTCCAACTGCTTTCTTCGAAGGTTCACTTTGCTTTAATTGTCACAAACCAATCGTGCAACCAGAGTTGAAACGTTACAATTGTACAAAGTGTAAGGTTGCTCCACTCTGCCAACCTGCTTGCGAG GTTTTGCATAAACTTCGATTGGTGCCGGACGATAGTGAAACTTCAGAATTGATGCAACGAATATGTGGGATTTTAGACGTGAACAGTTTCGAATTGAGGTCCTCGGGCGAATCAGAATTAGAAGGCCACCTTTTGAGAGGGCTTTACACAAAAGCTGCACTAATGGCTCATAACTGCCGAAGCAACACGCATCTCACAGTAGACGAACGCGATGAGCTGGCAATTTACGCCAGTGTAGATATCAAGAAAGGGGCaactatttatttcaattatacaGGTTCTTTACTG GGCAGTGCAAAGCGGCGTGAGAATCTTCGAGAAGGGAAATACTTCGAGTGTGAATGTACATTATGTAGGGATCCTTTTGAGTTAAAGTCCAACTTGAGTTCATTGGTTTGTCCTCGATGTCGTCAGGGATACGTTGGGATTCAAAATCCTTTAACGTCGAATCCGTATGGTCTTAAAACAAAATGGCAATGCGAACGATGCAAATCACTCCTCAGCGGCAAAATGATCAAGACCACGTTGAATTTAACACGTTCTCTCATTGAGAATACTGAAAACTTCGATACAAAG GCACTTGAATCTTTGCTAACGAAATTATTACTCACCGTTCACACGAATCATTACTTGGCCTTGgatttgaaggaaaaattacTGGTCAACTACAGAAAAGAGATGTCAGCTATTAACCCGCGAAAAAAGATTTTGGAACGCATACTGAACCTTCACAGAGAAGGTCTGGCCGTTCTCGATATTGTCGAACCAGGGATTTCACGTCAAAAAG GAATACGGCTGTACGAAATGCATTTGGCAACAGCATTGATAGCAAAAAAGAATTACGCCGCACGTGAAATATCACCGTTAGAATTGTCGTTACAATTGAAGGAAGCTCAAGATCTACTGCGAAAGGCGTTGTCAAATCTACTTTTGGAACCAACTGGGACGCCCGAAGGCCGATTAGCAAAGCTTGCCTTACAGCAAATGAAACTTTTACGGGAAAATATGACCGATGCCAACGCTCTAGCTACACCAGGACAAAAGCCGAAGACACAGACCATGAAACACTGA
- the LOC124212877 gene encoding SET domain-containing protein SmydA-8 isoform X3, with protein sequence MIAEKDLVAGEVILRESPVSVGPTAFFEGSLCFNCHKPIVQPELKRYNCTKCKVAPLCQPACELVPGYHKNAECSLFRSNQLYSSKISDHSTVLLPLRLWLLRQTETELWKHIDLMEDHVKERRGTHIWSIREQTVVQVLHKLRLVPDDSETSELMQRICGILDVNSFELRSSGESELEGHLLRGLYTKAALMAHNCRSNTHLTVDERDELAIYASVDIKKGATIYFNYTGSLLGSAKRRENLREGKYFECECTLCRDPFELKSNLSSLVCPRCRQGYVGIQNPLTSNPYGLKTKWQCERCKSLLSGKMIKTTLNLTRSLIENTENFDTKALESLLTKLLLTVHTNHYLALDLKEKLLVNYRKEMSAINPRKKILERILNLHREGLAVLDIVEPGISRQKGIRLYEMHLATALIAKKNYAAREISPLELSLQLKEAQDLLRKALSNLLLEPTGTPEGRLAKLALQQMKLLRENMTDANALATPGQKPKTQTMKH encoded by the exons ATGATAGCTGAGAAAGATTTGGTTGCTGGAGAAGTAATTCTTCGCGAAAGTCCAGTGAGTGTTGGTCCAACTGCTTTCTTCGAAGGTTCACTTTGCTTTAATTGTCACAAACCAATCGTGCAACCAGAGTTGAAACGTTACAATTGTACAAAGTGTAAGGTTGCTCCACTCTGCCAACCTGCTTGCGAG CTCGTTCCAGGGTATCACAAAAACGCCGAATGTTCACTTTTTCGCTCAAATCAGTTGTATTCGTCCAAAATCTCGGATCATTCGACCGTATTGCTGCCGCTACGTCTCTGGCTTCTCAGGCAAACTGAGACAGAATTATGGAAACATATTGACCTGATGGAAGATCACgtgaaagaaagaaggggaACCCATATTTGGAGTATTAGAGAACAGACTGTTGTTCAA GTTTTGCATAAACTTCGATTGGTGCCGGACGATAGTGAAACTTCAGAATTGATGCAACGAATATGTGGGATTTTAGACGTGAACAGTTTCGAATTGAGGTCCTCGGGCGAATCAGAATTAGAAGGCCACCTTTTGAGAGGGCTTTACACAAAAGCTGCACTAATGGCTCATAACTGCCGAAGCAACACGCATCTCACAGTAGACGAACGCGATGAGCTGGCAATTTACGCCAGTGTAGATATCAAGAAAGGGGCaactatttatttcaattatacaGGTTCTTTACTG GGCAGTGCAAAGCGGCGTGAGAATCTTCGAGAAGGGAAATACTTCGAGTGTGAATGTACATTATGTAGGGATCCTTTTGAGTTAAAGTCCAACTTGAGTTCATTGGTTTGTCCTCGATGTCGTCAGGGATACGTTGGGATTCAAAATCCTTTAACGTCGAATCCGTATGGTCTTAAAACAAAATGGCAATGCGAACGATGCAAATCACTCCTCAGCGGCAAAATGATCAAGACCACGTTGAATTTAACACGTTCTCTCATTGAGAATACTGAAAACTTCGATACAAAG GCACTTGAATCTTTGCTAACGAAATTATTACTCACCGTTCACACGAATCATTACTTGGCCTTGgatttgaaggaaaaattacTGGTCAACTACAGAAAAGAGATGTCAGCTATTAACCCGCGAAAAAAGATTTTGGAACGCATACTGAACCTTCACAGAGAAGGTCTGGCCGTTCTCGATATTGTCGAACCAGGGATTTCACGTCAAAAAG GAATACGGCTGTACGAAATGCATTTGGCAACAGCATTGATAGCAAAAAAGAATTACGCCGCACGTGAAATATCACCGTTAGAATTGTCGTTACAATTGAAGGAAGCTCAAGATCTACTGCGAAAGGCGTTGTCAAATCTACTTTTGGAACCAACTGGGACGCCCGAAGGCCGATTAGCAAAGCTTGCCTTACAGCAAATGAAACTTTTACGGGAAAATATGACCGATGCCAACGCTCTAGCTACACCAGGACAAAAGCCGAAGACACAGACCATGAAACACTGA
- the LOC124212879 gene encoding erlin-1 isoform X1 has translation MSDQNIIGLCILVCLAVVFNFSLHRIEEGHVGVYFRGGALLSHVSSPGFHMMVPLLTSYRSVQVTLQTDEVKNVPCGTSGGVMIYFDRIEVVNILDANSVYNMVKNFTADYDRTLIFNKVHHELNQFCSMHSLHEVYIDLFDQIDENLKSALQTDLNELAPGLSIQAVRVTKPKIPETIRKNYELMEAEKTKLLISIQHQRVVEKDAETDRKKAIIEAEKEAQVAKIQYDQKIMEKESLQRMASIEDEMHLARQKSRSDADFYQMERQAEANKLLLSKEFLELKKYESLAQNAKVYYGADIPKMFTLGGCSSDPTLGADAKISRKDATIVSDFEQTK, from the exons ATGTCCGATCAAAATATTATCGGATTATGTATACTAGTCTGCTTGGCTGtagtatttaatttttcacttcatcgAATTGAGGAGGGTCATGTTGGTGTATATTTTCGG GGTGGCGCGTTGCTTTCACACGTCAGTAGTCCGGGATTTCATATGATGGTCCCTCTTTTAACTTCATATCGTTCCGTTCAGGTAACTTTACAAACGGACGAAGTTAAAAATGTTCCCTGCGGAACGAGTGGAGGTGTTATGATTTATTTTGATCGAATAGAAGTTGTGAACATTCTGGATGCAAACAGTG tttacaACATGGTGAAAAACTTTACCGCAGATTACGACAGGACTTTAATATTCAACAAAGTTCATCATGAATTAAATCAATTTTGTTCTATGCATAGTCTTCACGAAGTTTACATAGATTTATTTGATCAAATCGACGAAAATTTAAAGTCTGCTCTACAGACTGATCTCAATGAATTGGCGCCAGGACTCAGCATCCAGGCAGTTCGCGTTACAAAGCCAAAAATACCAGAGACTATTAGGAAAAATTACGAGTTGAT GGAAGCAGAGAAGACGAAGTTACTTATATCGATACAGCATCAAAGAGTAGTGGAAAAAGATGCAGAGACGGATCGTAAAAAGGCAATAATCGAAGCAGAAAAAGAAGCCCAAGTGGCAAAGATTCAGTACGATCAAAAGATCATGGAGAAAGAATCATTACAGCGAATGGCGTCTATTGAAGATGAGATGCATCTAGCTCGACAGAAGAGTCGGTCAGATGCTGATTTTTATCAAATGGAACGACAAGCCGAGGCAAACAAGTTACTATTATCCAAAGAGTTTCTGGAGCTCAAGAAATACGAATCTCTAGCTCAGAATGCCAAAGTGTATTACGGAGCTGACATCCCAAAAATGTTTACACTCGGAGGCTGTTCCAGTGATCCTACTTTGGGCGCTGATGCAAAGATCTCGCGGAAAGACGCGACCATTGTTAGTGATTTCGAACagacaaaataa
- the LOC124212879 gene encoding erlin-1 isoform X2: MKGGALLSHVSSPGFHMMVPLLTSYRSVQVTLQTDEVKNVPCGTSGGVMIYFDRIEVVNILDANSVYNMVKNFTADYDRTLIFNKVHHELNQFCSMHSLHEVYIDLFDQIDENLKSALQTDLNELAPGLSIQAVRVTKPKIPETIRKNYELMEAEKTKLLISIQHQRVVEKDAETDRKKAIIEAEKEAQVAKIQYDQKIMEKESLQRMASIEDEMHLARQKSRSDADFYQMERQAEANKLLLSKEFLELKKYESLAQNAKVYYGADIPKMFTLGGCSSDPTLGADAKISRKDATIVSDFEQTK, translated from the exons ATGAAA GGTGGCGCGTTGCTTTCACACGTCAGTAGTCCGGGATTTCATATGATGGTCCCTCTTTTAACTTCATATCGTTCCGTTCAGGTAACTTTACAAACGGACGAAGTTAAAAATGTTCCCTGCGGAACGAGTGGAGGTGTTATGATTTATTTTGATCGAATAGAAGTTGTGAACATTCTGGATGCAAACAGTG tttacaACATGGTGAAAAACTTTACCGCAGATTACGACAGGACTTTAATATTCAACAAAGTTCATCATGAATTAAATCAATTTTGTTCTATGCATAGTCTTCACGAAGTTTACATAGATTTATTTGATCAAATCGACGAAAATTTAAAGTCTGCTCTACAGACTGATCTCAATGAATTGGCGCCAGGACTCAGCATCCAGGCAGTTCGCGTTACAAAGCCAAAAATACCAGAGACTATTAGGAAAAATTACGAGTTGAT GGAAGCAGAGAAGACGAAGTTACTTATATCGATACAGCATCAAAGAGTAGTGGAAAAAGATGCAGAGACGGATCGTAAAAAGGCAATAATCGAAGCAGAAAAAGAAGCCCAAGTGGCAAAGATTCAGTACGATCAAAAGATCATGGAGAAAGAATCATTACAGCGAATGGCGTCTATTGAAGATGAGATGCATCTAGCTCGACAGAAGAGTCGGTCAGATGCTGATTTTTATCAAATGGAACGACAAGCCGAGGCAAACAAGTTACTATTATCCAAAGAGTTTCTGGAGCTCAAGAAATACGAATCTCTAGCTCAGAATGCCAAAGTGTATTACGGAGCTGACATCCCAAAAATGTTTACACTCGGAGGCTGTTCCAGTGATCCTACTTTGGGCGCTGATGCAAAGATCTCGCGGAAAGACGCGACCATTGTTAGTGATTTCGAACagacaaaataa